A genome region from Micromonospora sp. M71_S20 includes the following:
- a CDS encoding VOC family protein — protein MTMNAISRSQIYVLDQDEALDFYVGKLGLEVNTDQDLGFMRWLTVNLPGDPEREILLEKPGPPALDPATAEQVRELLTKGALGGYLFMTTDDAHKTYEDLVAKGVEITDEPMERPYGIDFGIRDPFGNKIRIGQMFPRG, from the coding sequence ATGACGATGAACGCGATCAGCCGCTCCCAGATCTACGTGCTCGACCAGGACGAGGCCCTCGACTTCTACGTCGGGAAGCTCGGCCTGGAGGTCAACACCGACCAGGACCTCGGCTTCATGCGCTGGCTGACGGTGAACCTGCCCGGCGACCCGGAGCGCGAGATCCTGCTGGAGAAGCCGGGCCCGCCGGCACTGGACCCGGCCACCGCCGAGCAGGTCCGTGAGCTGCTCACCAAGGGGGCGCTGGGTGGGTACCTCTTCATGACCACCGACGACGCGCACAAGACGTACGAGGACCTCGTCGCCAAGGGCGTCGAGATCACCGACGAGCCGATGGAGCGCCCGTACGGGATCGACTTCGGCATCCGCGACCCGTTCGGCAACAAGATCCGCATCGGTCAGATGTTCCCCAGGGGCTGA
- a CDS encoding helix-turn-helix domain-containing protein — protein MLGGVSRATEESNRAMLRARDAMDRAYDQPLDIPALARIAYVSEAHFIRTFRATFGETPHRYLQRRRVERAMYLLLHTDRDVTDVCYAVGFSSLGTFSRTFRQIVGEPPSEYRRRKAPTAAVPVCFTKAWTRPSSFGQQRSVLDKQQVRPAP, from the coding sequence ATGCTGGGCGGCGTGAGCAGGGCTACGGAGGAGTCGAACCGGGCCATGCTGCGCGCCCGGGACGCCATGGACCGTGCGTACGACCAGCCGTTGGACATCCCCGCCCTGGCCCGGATCGCGTACGTCTCCGAGGCGCACTTCATCCGCACCTTCCGGGCGACCTTCGGCGAGACCCCGCACCGCTACCTCCAGCGGCGGCGGGTGGAGCGGGCCATGTACCTGCTGCTGCACACCGACCGGGACGTCACCGACGTCTGCTACGCGGTCGGCTTCTCCAGCCTGGGCACGTTCAGCCGCACGTTCCGGCAGATCGTCGGGGAACCGCCGTCGGAGTACCGCCGGCGCAAGGCGCCGACCGCCGCCGTGCCGGTGTGCTTCACCAAGGCCTGGACCCGGCCCAGCAGCTTCGGACAGCAGAGGTCAGTTTTGGATAAGCAGCAGGTCAGGCCCGCCCCGTAG
- a CDS encoding TetR/AcrR family transcriptional regulator has translation MTINRSGRAPREEPAGRPDAVSSVWLRAESARPRRTPPLSRQRIVDAAVTLLDGHGMDGLTMRRLAQQLDVTSTALYWHVRTKDDVLDLAVDQIFGEVRLPHDVGDWRDDVRALVRDWRAAILRHPWAASLIGRPMLGPNVLARTEFLQSALVRGGFSGRRLAVATRLLANYVVGAALTEATWRRTADPHARGEARRHITANPAAYPTLTASGHLDDARWSDDELFDQGLDAILATAPR, from the coding sequence GTGACCATCAACCGATCCGGCCGGGCGCCGCGCGAAGAGCCGGCCGGCCGGCCCGACGCCGTCAGTTCGGTGTGGCTCCGTGCGGAGTCCGCCCGTCCGCGCCGTACGCCGCCGCTGAGCCGGCAACGCATCGTCGACGCCGCGGTGACCCTGCTCGACGGGCACGGTATGGACGGCCTGACGATGCGTCGCCTCGCCCAGCAGCTCGACGTCACCTCCACCGCGCTGTACTGGCACGTGAGGACGAAGGACGACGTGCTCGACCTGGCCGTCGACCAGATCTTCGGCGAGGTGCGGCTCCCGCACGACGTGGGCGACTGGCGGGACGACGTCCGCGCGCTGGTCCGGGACTGGCGGGCGGCCATCCTCCGGCACCCGTGGGCGGCGAGCCTGATCGGGCGTCCCATGCTCGGCCCCAACGTGCTCGCGCGCACCGAGTTCCTCCAGTCGGCACTGGTCCGCGGCGGCTTCTCGGGCCGTCGGCTGGCGGTGGCGACCCGCCTGCTCGCCAACTACGTCGTCGGCGCCGCGCTCACCGAGGCCACCTGGCGGCGGACCGCGGATCCGCACGCGCGCGGCGAGGCCCGGCGGCACATCACGGCGAATCCCGCCGCCTATCCGACCCTCACCGCCTCCGGTCATCTCGACGATGCCCGATGGAGCGACGACGAGCTGTTCGACCAGGGCCTCGACGCGATCCTGGCGACCGCGCCGAGGTGA
- a CDS encoding type II toxin-antitoxin system VapC family toxin, giving the protein MSLVVLDTDVASTILRGRLHDRLRARLAGRTLCITFVTLGELIKWTALRSWGPSKLADLAQWRSEVVLLPFDEAVATTWGQLQARAQHRGRPRPTNDSWIAACCLVDRLPLATFNGKDYADFAEYDGLRLFDVS; this is encoded by the coding sequence GTGAGCCTCGTCGTCCTGGACACCGACGTAGCGTCGACGATCCTCCGGGGGAGACTGCATGACCGCCTCCGTGCCCGTCTGGCCGGTAGGACCCTGTGCATCACCTTCGTGACGCTCGGGGAGTTGATCAAGTGGACCGCGCTGCGGAGCTGGGGACCTAGCAAGCTGGCTGATCTCGCGCAGTGGCGGTCCGAGGTCGTGCTGCTGCCCTTCGACGAGGCGGTGGCGACGACCTGGGGGCAGCTCCAGGCGCGGGCGCAGCATCGTGGGCGGCCCCGGCCGACGAATGACTCCTGGATCGCGGCATGCTGCCTCGTCGACCGGCTACCGCTGGCGACCTTCAACGGCAAGGACTACGCCGACTTCGCCGAGTACGACGGCCTGCGCCTCTTCGACGTCTCCTAG
- a CDS encoding ABC transporter ATP-binding protein, translated as MATVTYSKASRIYPGTERPAVNQLDLEIGDGEFLVLVGPSGCGKSTSLRMLAGLEDVDQGSIHIDDRDVTHLPPKARDIAMVFQNYALYPHMTVYENMAFALKLRKTSKAEIDRRVKEAAALLQLEEYLGRKPKALSGGQRQRVAMGRAIVREPQVFLMDEPLSNLDAKLRVQTRTQIASLQAKLGVTTVYVTHDQVEAMTMGHRVAVMLDGVLQQVDTPRALYDTPANVFVAGFMGSPAMNIKTVPLSERGAAFADLQIPLTREQVEAARADGGDNKVTVGFRPEDCDLVSPTEGGMPVVVELVEDLGSDANIYGHAALEGSNERFVVRTDRRTMPNMGDTVFVKPREGRSHVFNASTGNRI; from the coding sequence ATGGCTACGGTCACCTACTCCAAGGCGTCCCGGATCTACCCGGGCACGGAGCGTCCCGCCGTCAACCAGCTCGACCTGGAGATCGGCGACGGCGAGTTCCTCGTCCTGGTCGGCCCCTCCGGTTGCGGCAAGTCCACCAGCCTGCGCATGCTCGCCGGCTTGGAGGACGTCGACCAGGGCTCGATCCACATCGACGACCGGGACGTCACCCACCTGCCGCCGAAGGCCCGCGACATCGCGATGGTCTTCCAGAACTACGCCCTCTACCCGCACATGACGGTGTACGAGAACATGGCGTTCGCGCTCAAGCTGCGCAAGACCTCGAAGGCCGAGATCGACCGGCGGGTCAAGGAGGCGGCGGCGCTGCTCCAGCTGGAGGAGTACCTGGGCCGCAAGCCGAAGGCCCTCTCCGGCGGTCAGCGCCAGCGGGTGGCCATGGGCCGGGCGATCGTCCGCGAGCCGCAGGTCTTCCTCATGGACGAGCCGCTGTCGAACCTCGACGCGAAGCTGCGTGTGCAGACCCGTACCCAGATCGCGTCGCTGCAGGCGAAGCTGGGCGTCACCACCGTCTACGTCACCCACGACCAGGTCGAGGCCATGACCATGGGCCACCGGGTGGCGGTCATGCTCGACGGCGTGCTCCAGCAGGTGGACACCCCGCGGGCGCTCTACGACACCCCGGCCAACGTCTTCGTCGCCGGCTTCATGGGCTCCCCCGCCATGAACATCAAGACCGTGCCGCTGAGCGAGCGGGGCGCCGCCTTCGCCGACCTGCAGATCCCGCTCACCCGTGAGCAGGTCGAGGCGGCCCGCGCCGACGGCGGCGACAACAAGGTGACCGTCGGCTTCCGCCCCGAGGACTGCGACCTGGTCAGCCCGACCGAGGGCGGCATGCCCGTCGTCGTCGAGCTGGTCGAGGACCTCGGCTCGGACGCCAACATCTACGGCCACGCCGCGCTCGAGGGCAGCAACGAGCGCTTCGTGGTCCGCACCGACCGGCGCACGATGCCGAACATGGGCGACACCGTGTTCGTCAAGCCGCGCGAGGGCCGCAGCCACGTCTTCAACGCGAGCACCGGCAACCGCATCTGA
- the rlmB gene encoding 23S rRNA (guanosine(2251)-2'-O)-methyltransferase RlmB gives MAGNSQRRGRRLTPKAGAPKGSGGKNKDALAGRGRTLPADERPWHKAYSGTEKLPQRTAWKQDKERRAAAEEGRAPKIGQPGSKDTTWGRGGGRGTPTGGGRGTGGRGARPTGRGGPRVAPGRKSNPSKDTPELLVGRNPVLESLRAQVPATALYTAQGIDADDRVNEIVRTAADRGIAILEVSRAELDRMTGGVLHQGIGLQVPAFAYEPFEDLVAAALEQAAPLLVALDGVTDPRNLGAVIRSAAAFGAQGVFVPERRAAGITATAWRTSAGAAARVPVAQVTNLTRSLKACQDAGFLVVGLDADGETDLYDLEAAVGPLVVVVGSEGRGLSRLVGETCDLTVSIPMVSDVESLNASVAAAVTLAEVARRRAAEG, from the coding sequence ATGGCCGGCAACTCGCAGCGCCGTGGCCGGCGTCTGACGCCGAAGGCGGGAGCCCCGAAGGGCTCCGGTGGCAAGAACAAGGACGCCCTCGCCGGGCGGGGCAGGACCCTGCCCGCCGACGAGCGGCCCTGGCACAAGGCCTACTCGGGCACCGAGAAGCTGCCCCAGCGCACCGCATGGAAGCAGGACAAGGAGCGCCGGGCGGCGGCCGAGGAGGGGCGCGCCCCGAAGATCGGTCAGCCGGGCAGCAAGGACACCACCTGGGGCAGGGGCGGTGGCCGGGGCACGCCGACCGGCGGCGGTCGCGGCACGGGCGGTCGGGGCGCCAGGCCCACCGGTCGTGGCGGCCCCCGGGTCGCACCGGGCCGCAAGTCCAACCCGTCGAAGGACACGCCGGAGTTGCTGGTCGGGCGCAACCCGGTGCTGGAGTCGCTGCGCGCCCAGGTGCCGGCGACCGCGCTCTACACCGCCCAGGGCATCGACGCCGACGACCGGGTCAACGAGATCGTCCGGACGGCCGCCGACCGGGGCATCGCGATCCTGGAGGTCAGCCGGGCCGAGCTGGACCGGATGACCGGCGGCGTGCTGCACCAGGGCATCGGGCTCCAGGTGCCGGCGTTCGCGTACGAGCCCTTCGAGGACCTCGTCGCAGCGGCGCTGGAGCAGGCCGCCCCGCTGCTGGTGGCGCTGGACGGGGTGACCGACCCGCGCAACCTCGGCGCGGTGATCCGGTCCGCCGCCGCCTTCGGCGCGCAGGGTGTCTTCGTACCGGAGCGGCGGGCGGCGGGGATCACCGCGACCGCCTGGCGGACCAGCGCCGGCGCGGCGGCGCGGGTGCCGGTCGCCCAGGTGACCAACCTGACCCGGTCGCTGAAGGCCTGCCAGGACGCCGGCTTCCTGGTCGTGGGCCTGGACGCCGACGGCGAGACCGACCTCTACGACCTGGAGGCCGCCGTCGGCCCGCTGGTCGTGGTGGTCGGCTCCGAGGGGCGAGGGCTCTCCCGGCTGGTCGGCGAGACCTGCGACCTGACGGTCAGCATCCCGATGGTCTCCGACGTCGAGTCGCTCAACGCCAGCGTCGCGGCGGCCGTCACCCTCGCCGAGGTGGCGCGCCGTCGGGCCGCCGAGGGCTGA